The sequence tccttaacccactgagtgaggctagggagcgaacctgaaacctcatggtttcctagtcagattcgtttctgctgtgccacaccaggaactccaagttttttttttaactgttttttttcattttatgttcctAAGGTCTGTTAAAGTCATCTCATGAAATTAGATAAATGATAAAGGTAAATCATATTGTGAATATTAAATCGGGAAATAAAGGTGTACACAAAAATATGTGCAAGAAAAAAACGAAATAGAACAAGTGACACAGaataagtgtttttattttgtcatcaTCAATGACCAAACTCCAACAAAGACGATTTGTTTTCAGTTGGTCCCATCTTCTGCCTGTAACTTGCCCTGAGCTCTCACGTCCTTTCTCCcctctccatttcttctagaggTACAGGCTCCCCCCAAGAAGCCTTTTCTTCCCCATACAGTTAAGACCAGGGGAAACTCATTTCAATCACTCTCACTCAACTCTAGTTCTTGTGCCCCATAAGTCCCCAACTCTGgcttaatttattttcacatatatcaaaattctgaaattacagtttcaacttcagtttGTGTTTCATTCCAGTTTGCAAATCCCCTTCCTAATTCTGGATTTGCTTTTTACTCTTTTCCCCAAAGCCTGTACCCCACTCGTATCCCCATGCCCCTCAACCACCTCTGAGTGAGTAATTTTGCTTCCTACTCCATTGAGAAAACAAGCCACCAGACACTGAAGTCAGAAAGCTGCAAAGAATCTTTGACTTCTTCTCTTTACTCAATGGAATATCCAATCAATTACCTTTTTAAATCATCTTAAAGCCTTCAGGGGAGagaggaattaaaaatatatgataatcaagtatttaaaaaaattttctacagcaaaataaaaacatacattattttttaaagccacattctacattaaatacattaaaatactgataattttataaataaaatcactttaaacAGTAAATACATGATGAAATTTCTCTGGAACAAGGTTACTTACATAATCCAATGaccaattttgaaaatataaaaactacgtccttcttttaaaaaatacttaattttacaaaattatcAAAAGTTAAAAAGTGCTAGCTAGATATGCTTCCATTTTGTTCCACTTTTAAAGCAATCATAGCATGATAtcagaccttaaaaaaagataaattagggcATTAGGCTCAGCCTATATTGCTTAAAAAACTTCAGCGACTTTCTAGGCAATGGGTAAGGCTGGGAAGCCGAGTTCAATGCCAATGAAGGCTGCCATCTTCCCAGAGCTATTCACCTTTGTTCTCAGAACCAGGGCATTCTTCCTCCTCAGCTCACCTCTACCGAGGAAACTTTCCATACCTATCAGCACCTAATTTTCAGGAGAAAAGGTTTCTGAGAGAATTTGATAGTTAAATCCTATGCTGATACTGAACCTCCTCTAAAGattgaggcatttttttttgtctttttttttttttttgctatttctttgggccgctcccgcggcatatggaggttcccaggcatatggaggttcccaggctaggggttgaaacggagctgtagctgccagcctatgccagagccacagcaacacaggatccaagccgagtctgcaacctacaccacagctcacggcaacgccggatcattaacccactgagcaagggcagggaccgaacccacaacctcatggttcctagttggattcgttaaccactgagccacgatgggaactccaagattgaggcattttatatttgaattttatgcaAAAACTCGTATTCTAATTCCAAATGAAAGAGGACACTTCATTTGGTCACTTGATTTCATATCACTTGTCGAGGTAggataattttcttccttctctggaaaCGGTCCTGACTACACAAATGATGGTTGTACCGGAAAGGGTTCTAATGCCTTCTCTGCATTCTTCCAGTTGTGAAAGTTCTCTCTGTACCACTCAActggtaaaagacaaaaaaataaaaataaaaaaaataaccaacatTTACTAACTTTCTGTTAAGTGAAAAAGTCTTACTCATCAGCTAATCTGCAAGCAAAAACTGCCtaacaatgaaaaacaatttgattCTGAACTGACCAGTGATGttaatcagaaaatatttcatcACCGGAAAACTTAGATTTAAACATCAAATAAGGAGTTAAAACATTCTGATTTTAGGGAAGTCAGGGGGAAAGGGAGATAGGTCATTTACCGTGGTTGGAGAAAAGTCATTTACAAAGTCAGAGGGAAAAAAGTATAGTATTTTGTCCATGTAAATGTCACAATGACAGGCATAGTGAGATCACTGTGTTAATAAgcataacataaaaatattttatgttgctagtctaattttttttttttttttcattttagggctgcgcctgcagcatatggaagatcccaggctacgGGACCACAACCAcatggaacctacaccacagccacagcaatgccagatccttaacccaactgagccaggccggggatcaaacccacatccccacagacacAGGGTCTCCTATTGCTATtctataataaagttttttttagttgaaaaaatgataaattatcttggaatttgtttttaaaaattcaacacaaGTATTTTATACATCAAGCTCTAAACCAAGACTTTTTTTCTATACTTGAATAATTCTTCTCATAAGTACATTTCTAAACACaattttaacatatatacatagactctATATATACTTATGGATAGTTTCACACATACTAAATTTGTTTCCAATTTGTTTCAGCATAAAAAGACCAAAGATGCTCAAAGACTGCAATTGTCTCTATTCCATCAAATCTAAGATGCCTTAAGATGGACCATTACTTTACATaccagtaagaaagaaaaaaattgaaataataactataaaacaCATACTTTTCAAGGATGTGAAAAAATGTGCATctacaaatcaatgaaataggtATCTGGTAATAAGACAGAGGAAGCCTGTTCGGAAGTTAGTCTATGACATTCAAGATATTTAATCACTAATGTTAGAAACATATTAAATGTAAGGGTTTGAAAGGTGAAAGTGAATCACCACAAAATTCTGATGAATTTATAgtgttatgaaaataaattactgtTCCTTAAAATGTTTCTGAATCCCCTTCATCtaaaatgatcaaaaaaaaaaaaaaaaaagatcaattcaggacttactgtggctcagtggaaatgaatctgactagtatccatgaggacacaggtttgattcctgatcttgttcagcagattaaggcattgctgtgagctgtggtgaaggccggagatgaggctcagatctggcgttgctctgcctgtgctgcaggccagcagctatagctctgattcgacccctagcctgggaacctccatatgctgcctgtgcatGTGCATTctcaggaaaagacaaaaaaaaatttttaaattaaaaataaaatgatcaattcaTAACATActtgttttctttattccctCCTTCCAAGGCACTTTGGGTCTCCATCCTAATCCATGtattttctctgacttcattgGATATCTCATGTCATTGGTAGGtcttggaaaacaaaacagatttaaaatgatattgtggacatatatttacaaatttaaatactgagaaaaataatCATGTGCTCAGAATTCAAATTTTTTCTCAAGAAATTCTCCCTGATGACACACgtattatagaaaatttggaaaataaagtatatgttaaaaatcattaataatggagttcccgtcgtggctcagtggttagtgaatctgactaggaaccatgaggttgcaggttcaatccctggcctcgctcagtgggttaaggatcctgtgttgccatgagctgtggtgtaagttgcagacgtggctccgatctggtgttgctgtggctgtggtgtaggccggcagctacagctccaattagacccctagcctgggaacctccatatgccttgggtgtggccctaaaaagccaaaaaaaaaaaaaatcaccactaaTCCAGATGCCTAACCCTTTCTATGgcttattcttttcttatttcaacCAAAATCTAGGTATGAATGCAATGGCTCATacttaaatgtttgatgaatgaataaataaacacatataaatCTGTTAGGACTCTTATGTTCCACACCCCAAGTCTGGTagtttacatacatataaattaaattttaaaatacttccaaAGGTAAGGTATTACTATCTCTATTTCATATTCAAAGAAACCTCAGACTTGGAGtcaataatttcctttaaatcacacagctagtaagtaacAATTTTATTCTTATGCCACttataattaggaaaaaacattttagcataaaactaaaaagagatAAACTTTTCTTCTGGGTAAGTCCATACATTTTACAGTCTTACAAGTACCTAAGATTTCACAACCTATCCCCAATGCTTTAACCTGTTACTCACCTGTCATTAACATAATCTACCCAGTTTTCCATTTCGGACTCTGATTTGGTCTCTTTGATCTGTCAGAATGGAGAAGATCATTGAGTCAAATTATAAAATGAGACCAGAGAATAAAAATGGCATTCAACAACTGattcaaaaggcaagaaaaacaacTTCCTCCAAGTGGGGAAGACAGCTAAGACAAGTAGCATTTTATGATCACTTTCTATACTTTATAACCTAAATTCCACCTGATGCTCAGAAGGAATACACATTACATAAACTAcaggagaaaatgaatttttggggggttttggttATTACTCAGTGTAATACTGTgacttaaaataagaaatatatatttggtgtCCATCCTCGTTCCTGGCAGAGCTCCTAAAATTCTTGGAATTTCCAAGTATTGAGAGAGAACGTGTTTTTGGTATGGATAACAAGGCCCTCTCGACCACACCAGAGTTTGTTAGTAAGTGACTTCTGGAAAGCCCTGGAGGATGAAGACTGGTTGCCAAGGCAACCTACCCTCAGATTAGAAGGACGGACCTtagcctccctgcccctgcctctgggaaggggaaggggactGGAAGTTGAGTTAATCATCAGCGCTAATGGTTTAATTAACCATGCCTACTTAATGAcacctccataaaaacccaagaGGAGAGCTTCTAGGCTGCTGGACACATGGAGGTGCTGGGAAGGTGACAtgcctggagagggcatggaagccCTGTGCCCTTCTCTCATGCCTTGCCCTGTGCATGGCCTCCAGCCTTTGTAACACACCAGTAATCTAGGGAATGGCCTGTCtacctgagttctgtgagccccTCTAGCAGATCACCTCAGACATAGAGCTGGGGGACCAGAAGCACACGTGACAACCAGGTCTCGGGACTGACATAGGAAGTGAGGGAGCCTTATAGGACCGAGCCCTTAACCGGGGACATCTTACGCCATCTCCAGGTAGAtaatgtcagaattgagttaaacaGGAGGACACCGAGCTGGTTTCTGAGAATAGCGTGGTGTGGAAAACCCACACAACGTGAGAACAGCGCACTCTGGGAATACCGTAAAGGAAAGGAAgtttgggggttcccactgtggctcagtggttaacgaatccgactaggaaccaggaggtggaaggttcgatctctggcctcgctcagtgggttgaggatccggcgttgctgtgagctgtggtgtaggtcacagacacggctcggatctggttgctgtggctgtggcgtaggcgggtggctgcagctccaactggacccctagcctgggaacctccatgtgccgtgggagtgaccctagaaaaggcaaaaagacaaaaaaaaaaaggaaaagaagttttCCCATTCACTCACTCTGTCATTCTTTCCACTGTATCCTGAGATTTTAACTGATGctaatacatacatgtatgcataactaTTAGTTATATATCACCGTTCCTTGATTCTAGGGcatgaatttaatatttaattttctgcaaTTGAATATGTCTTATAATGGGGATGTACTTTTAatgtttcagactttttttttcctgaaaagctACTACTAAATGAGCAATGCAGTTTCAATAATAACCTATCTCAGCATAcatatgtaattataattatgaatttcctttttttcacttgtttagTTTCCAAATGAGCAAACCATAAATCATTGACTTTAACAAAATTAGTGATTACTGTCACTAACTTAGTGACAATTCTGAAAATATTAACccttttataatatatacataccagTTGTATTAGTTCTTTGGCAAGCTGGAGAACTGACATTTCAAAATTGGTCCCAATGTTATAAATTTCACCAGGTTTTCCCTTTTTGAGGACAGTGAGAAATGCTTCCACTACATCAGTAGCATAAAGGAAATTTCTTGTTTGAAGCCCTGATCCATGAATGCAGCtaaaagatgaaatgaaaggGAATCAAAGAGTGTAAACAAGTAAGCTCTCCAAAGCAGGGTAAGACGAGCACTGGGTGCAATTCTAGAGAAGTCAATTGCCAGGAAGATCCTAGGTatcttttattgaaaataaattctcAAGACTTTTAAATTTATCCATAATCTTTAACTGATCTCCAAACCCTCTGTGGGTACTCAGTGGTAAACATGTAAGTGACCCCTGAAAAATATTTATCCACccattttaaagttcattttgaaGAATATCTAAGTTGTATgaattaaataaattctttaaaaaaggagggagttcctgttgtggctcagccggttaagaacctgacatgcggggatgcaggtctgatccctggcctcgatcagggggttaaggatccactgctgctgtggctatggcacaggtggcagatgcagcttggatctagtgttgctgtgcctgcggtataggccgacagctgtagctccgatttgacccctagcctcggaacttccatatgccctgggtttgtccctaaaaaggaaaaagaaaaaagaaaaagaaaaattatgagttttcactgtggctcagtgggttaagaatctgagtgtaGTGGTTCTgatcgctgcagaggtgcaggttagatccttaGCTTGGCGCAGgaggttaaaagatccagcctaggtcgcagctgtggcttggattcagtttctggcctgggaatttccacgtgcagtgtagccattaaaaaaaaaaagtaaaaagtaaaattatataaagaagaTAGACGACAAATTGTAATGCTATAACTCAAAATTTTAGGAtagattatttaataattaaaattatcttaGTAATCAAATTATAAAGATGaattatacattataattatttttaaaactattacacTGATTATAGAAggaattcttaaatttgttgggaCATTAAATCTAAGGCCTCTTGATTTTCAAGAAAGACTGACACCAAATACTATAATTTACCCAAAAAAAGTGAGTATAAAGGTAAATAACATACCATTTCCTGTTGTGTTGTAGTAAAgatataaattttggaataacctaaaagaatatttaaaaataatttcagactttGCAATTTCATTCAGTAATATAAACCTGGACTCATCATAAGATTAAAAAGATTATTattaagaaataggagttcccattgtggcccagtagaaatgaatccgactagaaaccatgaggttaccggttcgatccctggcctctctcagtgggtgaaggatctggcgttgccacaagctgtggtgtaggtcacagacgtggcttggatctggcgttgctgtggctgtggtaaaggccggcagctgtagctctgattggacccctagcctgggaacctccatatactgcaggtgtggccctaaaaaaaaaaaaaagccaaaaaaatacatttatggataaattctaattctttttttttttctttctttcttagggccgcactcacggcacatggaaattcccaagctagagatcaaattggaggcTGTGGTTgctggcctatataccacagccacagaaactcgggatccgagctgtgtctgcgacttataccacagctcacagcaacactggatctttaacccactgagcaaggtcagggatcaagcccacgtcctcatggataatagttgggtttgttaccactgagccacaatgggaactcccaagaaattctAATTCTTAACAGGAGTTCAAGAAATACTTATTATAATTTTGATAAGTAAAAGAACTCTAAGAGCACTTCCTGTTTCATAAAAACCAGTTATgtgctaaataaaaatgaatataaaatgatataaataacgAAAAAGTTCAGAAAAAGGCTCTCATCACAAAGCTCACTTCTGCATTGATTTTATACAGGCAAGAATCATATCTTATTACTTTACATATGGTCCCTTTCAATAAGTGATTgtgaaattaataaaaagtaatttcagtGCCACGGGATTCAAAgaaaatttatgttaaagaggAGATAAGAAATTATTAAATGTGTAATAAGTTTGTTAAAAATAGTCCAAAAATTAAGCCACGTAAATATCAGCATATCATGATATGGCCCTTTCTTTTGGGCAGAAAGATCAACGCAACCGTCTGTGAAGTGAGAAACCCAGCTCTAAATTTAggcagagatggagttcccgtcatggcgcagtggttaacgaattcgactaggaaccatgagattgcgggttcggtccctgcccttgctcagtgggttaacgatccggcgttgccgtgagctgtggtgtaggttgcagacttggctcggatcctgcgttgctgtggctctggcgtaggccagtggctacagctctgattcgacccctagcctgggaacctccatatgccgcgggagcggcccaagaaatagcaaaaaaaaaaaaaaaaaaaaaaatttaggcagAGACTAGTGGTTACTTAGCACTGGGCTTAATGACACAGAATCAACTGCACAGGCATTTTCAGCCTtttaactacatttttttaaattcacaaaacCTCTGTCCTGGAAGACACGCAGGTCTGCAACAACACCAAGGAGCTGGGGAGCAGTTAATCGGCAGGCTCTAAGTTAAATTTATGTACAAGGGTCCCACATCACTCTAATTACTGTTTACACTGCTGTAGAGCCTGACATATCAGTCTGactgcaaaccaggaagaagcCTTCACTGGGAGCCTTCTGCAGTGCGCTAGAATCCTGCAAGGACAGCATTTCACAGACATCATCTCACTGTATCCTTCAAACCCTTCCTAAGTATTATCATTACCCATTAATTTAGAGATGATGCTCAAAGCGCCTAAGGCCATGCCACCTGGTGATTATCAAAACTGAGCTTCAAAACAAGTCTTCAAGCCCTAAACCTGCTAAGACTGGCATGTGGTCTATATAGCATTTATAATTAGGGTTAATCACAACATAAATTATTTCAGACAAATAACCAAAGAGATAGCTTAAATAATGAAAAGTTACGATCACTAAAACACTCTATGAATTCAGAAGTGAAATGTACCTTTTCTGGATATTGATGGGGTCCATAAACATTACTGCTTCGGGTGATGACAACTGGAAACTTAAAGAATATTGGATGTTAAGGTAATGAAAAGGTCCAATAATAAGGATTACCCAAAGATGAGCAGTTTTAAAATATGGGTATTTTTTTGGCTAAATAATCCACACACCATAAGGAGTGAagtcaagggatttttttttttttttttcctaatgcaaGGTTCCTGAAAAGACAGTAGAGGACAGGATTCAGATAAAGGCAGAGAttccaaaaggaagaagaggcatAGTCTCCTTAAAGGGTGAATATAGATGGAAGCGGGTCTGTTTGATAGCAGGAAACTAAAGACATTTCTCCCCAATTAGTTCAGAGAGCTCCTTAGATGTTACACTTCAAATCGGCTTTCTCTGTTGTACCAACCCTCACAAAGGCAAAGGGCTACCAAGGAGGGAGAGGACCACTCTCCCGGAACACAAAAGGTTACAGAACCTGAAGTCACTGTCGCTTGCCTGTCTGACCCAGTCCCTAATAATTCTTGGAGTTCAGAGGGAAGCCAAGTGCAGGGCTCAAGCTGATGATTCCCGGAGAGCAAGGCTCCCACGGGGACACTGACACAGCCCCTAGGGCAAGTCCACCTCCCACTTGTGAGGGGCTGTGAAGAGCAGGTAAGGGAATCTGCACCCCCAACAACCCCCCTGCCTTAGAAGACTCCTGGGAATCAGGATATTCCaacaggcctttttttttctttttggggctgcactctgcaccatatggaagttcccaggctaggggttgaaccggagctgcagctgccggcctaaccacagtcacagcaacttaggatccaagctgtgtctgtgacctacaacacagctcacagcaatgcctgatccttaacccactgagagaggacagggattgaacctgagtcctcatgggtgctagccgggtttgttaacacactgagccacaatgggaagtcccccaACAGGGCTTTTCACTCTAGCTGTAATAATCTACCTATTACTGAAGTAGAAAAAATAGGAATTGTTCCTTTAAATGGTGAACTGGATAAGAAGTAGGTTCCTACTTTTCATACAATGTagtaatttagattttaaaattccttaataTATAACTTTCCTCAATCTATGTCCcctatttgaaaaatgaaatattgctaaTGCTAACTTGGAGTTTTAACACctaaatccaaagaaaaatgacTCAAGGGTTTCTGAAGTCAGTTCTTACCTTATATCGTTCCCAGTAAGACTGTACAAAACACTCAGCAGCTGCTTTAGATGAGGCATAAGGATTTGTAGGTTGTTTGGGTGAAGATTCAtcaaattcctaattttaaaaagatatgttaaACAAAGTAAGTATTATGCATActtttttcgtttttttattttaaaaattttattatagtcgatttaacaatgttctgtcaatttctgctgtgcagcaaagtgacccagttgtacatgtacaaatatttatatatgtgtgtgtgtatatatatatatatgcatactttCTAAGCAGAAAAATCAGAGAACATATTAcaaacttgaaattttttttttttgctttttagggccgtacctgcagcatatggaggtttccaggctaggggccgaatgggagctacagctgctggcctacatcacagccacagcaacaccatatctgagctgcatctgctacctataccacagctcatggcaatgctggatccttaacccacagagcaaggccagggatcaaacccacatcctcatggatactagtcagattcatttcagctgcaccacgatgggaactcccgaacttGAAATGTTAATCAccatgctttttttgtttttgttttttcctttttttggccacccctcggcatatggagttcttgggccagggattagacttGAACCACAGCGgtatctatgctgcagctgtggcaactgcagcttagatcacaactacactgtgctgggccggggatcaaacctgtgtcccatcactgcagagatgctgctcatcccatcgtgccacagtggaaactccttaaggactacatttaaaaaacatttactgaaacCCAAATACATGTCTGGCATCTTTCTAAGCACTTCACATATAGTAACTTCCTTAAAGTTCACAATGACCCTACaaggcaggcagagagaacagcaagtgcaaaggccctgagatagAAATGTGTCCAGTGGAACTATAAGGAGGCtggaatgaaggaagagaaatgggGGATGGGGTCGGAAAGCTAAGAGCCAGAGAACCCTGTGTGGAACCCTGGAGGCCACTGTCAAAACACTGATGGGTTCAAATATCATGATCTGACTTACATATCACGATCTGACTTATACTTTAAAAAGCATCCTGCCTACTGTATCAGATCTGATATAGGGGGAGTAGGAGGACCAGAAGGTAGAGGCTTACCTGAAAAAAGCTGCAAAGAGAGATACGCATGGTTGTTTCTCAGAAGTGGGATTATGCACTGAACCAACGTGGTCAGGGTCTGCTTTTTCTCATAAGTCTTTTCAAACTACTTGTATTTTCCCACTATGTATGTGTTTTggtaaattaatatattaaaacaaaacaaaacaaagtgaggTCACTGTAAACACTATGAAAATACAGCCTGGAGAATGGagccattttttaatataaaaactatAGTATTTACAAATGATTAACAAAGAAGAACAGATTCCAGTTTCTAGTAATTTTATTCCCACTCCGTGACACAGCAGTA is a genomic window of Phacochoerus africanus isolate WHEZ1 chromosome 13, ROS_Pafr_v1, whole genome shotgun sequence containing:
- the TGDS gene encoding dTDP-D-glucose 4,6-dehydratase isoform X2; this translates as MIVNLDKLDYCASLKNLETISDKQNYKFIQGDICDSHFVKLLFETEKIDIVLHFAAQTHVDLSFVRAFEFTYVNVYGTHVLLSAAHEARVEKFIYVSTDEVYGGSLDKEFDESSPKQPTNPYASSKAAAECFVQSYWERYKFPVVITRSSNVYGPHQYPEKVIPKFISLLQHNRKCCIHGSGLQTRNFLYATDVVEAFLTVLKKGKPGEIYNIGTNFEMSVLQLAKELIQLIKETKSESEMENWVDYVNDRPTNDMRYPMKSEKIHGLGWRPKVPWKEGIKKTIEWYRENFHNWKNAEKALEPFPVQPSFV
- the TGDS gene encoding dTDP-D-glucose 4,6-dehydratase isoform X1 is translated as MTTAVRAEPLGPPNSFAKRVLVTGGAGFIASHVIVSLVEDYPNYMIVNLDKLDYCASLKNLETISDKQNYKFIQGDICDSHFVKLLFETEKIDIVLHFAAQTHVDLSFVRAFEFTYVNVYGTHVLLSAAHEARVEKFIYVSTDEVYGGSLDKEFDESSPKQPTNPYASSKAAAECFVQSYWERYKFPVVITRSSNVYGPHQYPEKVIPKFISLLQHNRKCCIHGSGLQTRNFLYATDVVEAFLTVLKKGKPGEIYNIGTNFEMSVLQLAKELIQLIKETKSESEMENWVDYVNDRPTNDMRYPMKSEKIHGLGWRPKVPWKEGIKKTIEWYRENFHNWKNAEKALEPFPVQPSFV